A part of Terriglobus roseus genomic DNA contains:
- a CDS encoding NADP-dependent oxidoreductase: protein MNAVRLYEYGPAKNLHYETDVPDPQVADDQVLIATAATSINPIDWKMRSGAAQERYPLTFPAILGRDVSGIVRAIGKDVQGVSVGDRVMAFSPESATYASLVSIKAVDITHTPDGLNPIEAAALPLVVLTGDQLVREGCALQPGQSVIVTGALGSVGRAAVHSALTLGANVIAGVRASQVEEAKELGAHGVLAMDDEEARKCMGTVDAIADTTGDKATTPLLTHIREGGVCGTVVTPAPDVSLHPGVRLARVKAHPDPKRVLAFAQDYRDGKFKLPIVRRYALHEAVEAQTFAEKGGTGGKVLLLAL from the coding sequence ATGAATGCAGTGCGCCTCTATGAGTACGGTCCGGCAAAGAACCTGCACTATGAAACCGACGTCCCAGACCCGCAAGTTGCGGACGACCAGGTACTCATCGCTACTGCAGCCACCAGCATCAATCCCATCGATTGGAAGATGCGTAGCGGCGCAGCGCAAGAGCGATACCCTCTGACCTTCCCCGCCATCCTCGGTCGCGACGTCAGTGGCATCGTGCGCGCCATAGGCAAAGACGTGCAGGGCGTCAGCGTAGGCGATCGCGTTATGGCCTTCAGTCCTGAGTCCGCCACTTACGCCTCCTTGGTCTCCATCAAGGCAGTCGACATCACTCACACACCCGACGGCCTCAACCCCATAGAAGCCGCCGCCCTGCCCCTCGTCGTACTCACCGGCGACCAGCTCGTCCGTGAAGGTTGCGCGCTGCAACCGGGGCAGTCCGTGATCGTGACAGGAGCGCTCGGTAGCGTAGGCCGCGCAGCCGTGCACAGCGCTCTCACGTTGGGTGCCAACGTCATCGCAGGTGTCCGCGCATCGCAGGTGGAAGAAGCAAAGGAACTCGGTGCACACGGGGTCCTCGCCATGGACGATGAAGAAGCGCGCAAATGCATGGGCACCGTCGACGCCATAGCAGACACCACCGGCGATAAGGCCACCACACCGCTGCTCACCCACATCCGCGAGGGCGGTGTCTGCGGCACAGTGGTCACTCCTGCACCCGACGTATCACTGCACCCCGGCGTCCGCCTCGCCCGCGTCAAGGCACATCCTGACCCGAAGCGTGTCCTCGCCTTTGCGCAGGATTACCGCGATGGCAAGTTCAAACTCCCCATCGTCCGTCGCTACGCCTTGCATGAAGCAGTGGAGGCACAAACCTTCGCAGAAAAAGGTGGCACCGGGGGCAAGGTTTTGTTGCTCGCGCTCTAG
- a CDS encoding class I SAM-dependent methyltransferase, whose translation MREGTPSRTAWRVALRRAAHQIFDQPLVFDDPLALRILGLTSRSNWDAEGLRAPNRPHSISLRAFLVARSRFAEDTLTAAVYEGAKQYVLLGAGLDTFAYRNPFPQVQVFEVDHPDTQAWKLCLLEDHDISIPQQAHHVAVDFHHDDLSERLRSTGFDPTQPAVFAWLGVVPYLTDEGFTATLKFLSTCAPGSVLVFDYGMPRQALPPLERLALDSMSARVAAAGEPFRLFFMPDEIHHRLNQSGWQLLHDLDRNAINTRYFNGSNLHVLSSGGHLLAAKLQPQQ comes from the coding sequence ATGCGTGAAGGAACCCCCTCCCGCACGGCCTGGCGCGTGGCGCTCCGTCGTGCCGCTCACCAGATCTTTGATCAACCCTTGGTTTTTGACGATCCGCTGGCACTCCGCATCCTCGGACTGACCAGCCGCAGCAACTGGGATGCGGAAGGCCTACGCGCCCCCAACCGCCCTCACTCCATCAGCCTGCGAGCATTTCTCGTCGCGCGCAGCCGCTTCGCCGAAGACACCCTAACCGCCGCTGTTTACGAAGGCGCGAAGCAATACGTACTGCTCGGCGCTGGCCTCGATACCTTCGCCTATCGCAACCCGTTCCCGCAGGTACAGGTCTTCGAAGTCGACCACCCTGACACGCAGGCGTGGAAGCTCTGCCTCCTTGAGGATCACGACATCTCCATCCCGCAGCAGGCCCATCACGTGGCCGTCGACTTCCATCACGACGACCTCTCCGAGCGTCTGCGCAGCACGGGCTTTGATCCAACCCAGCCAGCCGTCTTCGCATGGCTCGGCGTCGTGCCCTATCTCACCGACGAAGGCTTCACCGCCACGCTGAAGTTCCTCTCCACCTGCGCGCCCGGCTCCGTCCTCGTCTTTGACTACGGCATGCCCCGGCAGGCTCTGCCACCGCTCGAACGCCTCGCGCTCGACTCCATGTCCGCGCGCGTCGCCGCTGCAGGCGAGCCTTTCCGCCTCTTCTTCATGCCTGATGAGATCCACCACCGCCTCAATCAATCTGGCTGGCAGTTACTGCACGACCTTGATCGCAACGCCATTAACACGCGTTACTTCAACGGCAGCAATCTGCACGTGCTCTCCAGCGGCGGCCATCTTCTGGCAGCCAAGCTGCAGCCACAGCAGTAA
- the ruvX gene encoding Holliday junction resolvase RuvX yields the protein MSDVARVLGFDVGERRVGIAVTDALGMAKPLITVGRSNQKEELRNIARLVRKHNVTAMVVGHPRNMDGTASGQTLKCEAYAAALHEHFAMPVHLQDERLSSAEADAWLDARGYARGAERKGLLDRVAAMVILQDWMDAQNRTNIAQSDAP from the coding sequence ATGAGCGATGTGGCGCGCGTGCTTGGTTTTGATGTGGGAGAACGGCGTGTTGGCATTGCTGTAACCGACGCGCTGGGCATGGCAAAGCCTTTGATCACAGTGGGGCGCTCGAATCAGAAGGAAGAGTTGCGCAACATTGCGCGGCTGGTGCGCAAACACAACGTTACTGCGATGGTGGTGGGGCATCCACGGAACATGGATGGCACTGCGAGTGGGCAAACGCTGAAGTGTGAGGCGTATGCGGCCGCGCTGCATGAACACTTTGCCATGCCGGTTCATTTACAGGATGAACGACTGTCTTCCGCTGAAGCGGATGCGTGGCTGGATGCGCGTGGCTATGCTCGCGGAGCGGAGCGCAAGGGCTTGCTGGATCGTGTGGCGGCGATGGTGATATTGCAGGACTGGATGGACGCGCAGAACCGAACGAACATCGCACAGAGCGACGCGCCATAA
- the dnaA gene encoding chromosomal replication initiator protein DnaA gives MSFGPTASTVTTPQNAWTRILGALEMKVNRQSFHTWLKPTRFSHANGRTLYVRIPSQQFQHIGDRYADLIQEAIDNLTLEVDDVRFVTVEDDPTTPKTREDGGFAPLPSHSPNAPQNSSSLAPGRGGAPQAPSAEQARFDWNTAAQLNQRYLFENFVIGSGNQFAHAAAQAVAERPSKAYNPLFLYGGVGMGKTHLMHAIGHEVKRRNPHASIMYVSGEKFTNEMINSVRYDKMTGFRDRYRTVDVLLIDDIQFISGKERTQEEFFHTFNALHESMKQIVITSDRPPKELAELDDRLRSRFEWGLIVDIQPPDLETKVAILQKKAESERVTLPTDVAMFVASNVRTNVRELEGALIRLIAWSSLHGVEITLATAQQCLKQFIDTQTRKITIEAIQKATAEQFGMKISELKQKNNSRQIVVPRQIAMYLAKQMTEASLPEIGRQFGGKHHTTVMHSIAKIDEQRRTDKALSSTINKLMETLA, from the coding sequence ATGTCATTTGGACCCACGGCATCGACCGTAACCACTCCGCAGAACGCCTGGACACGTATCCTAGGCGCGCTTGAGATGAAGGTGAATCGGCAGTCGTTTCATACATGGTTGAAGCCCACGCGCTTCTCGCATGCAAACGGCCGTACGCTTTACGTTCGCATCCCCTCGCAACAGTTTCAGCACATTGGTGACCGCTACGCGGACCTGATCCAGGAAGCGATCGACAACCTCACCCTGGAAGTGGACGACGTCCGCTTTGTAACGGTAGAGGACGATCCCACGACGCCGAAGACGCGTGAGGACGGCGGCTTTGCTCCGCTGCCTTCGCATTCGCCGAATGCGCCGCAGAACTCGTCGTCGTTGGCGCCGGGACGTGGCGGCGCTCCGCAGGCACCCAGCGCAGAGCAGGCTCGCTTTGACTGGAACACGGCAGCGCAACTGAACCAGCGCTACCTGTTTGAGAACTTCGTCATTGGCAGCGGCAACCAGTTTGCCCATGCAGCGGCGCAGGCCGTGGCAGAGCGCCCTTCAAAGGCTTACAACCCGCTGTTCCTGTATGGCGGCGTGGGTATGGGCAAGACCCACCTGATGCATGCCATTGGGCATGAGGTGAAGCGCCGCAATCCGCACGCCAGCATCATGTATGTCTCGGGTGAGAAGTTCACCAACGAGATGATCAACAGCGTGCGTTATGACAAGATGACGGGCTTCCGTGATCGTTATCGCACGGTGGACGTTCTGCTGATTGACGATATTCAGTTCATCAGCGGTAAAGAGCGTACACAGGAAGAGTTCTTCCATACGTTCAATGCGCTGCACGAGAGCATGAAGCAGATTGTGATCACGAGTGATCGTCCGCCGAAGGAATTGGCGGAGTTGGATGATCGTCTGCGTTCGCGTTTTGAGTGGGGATTGATCGTAGACATTCAGCCGCCGGATCTGGAAACGAAGGTTGCGATTCTGCAGAAGAAGGCAGAGAGCGAACGCGTTACGCTGCCGACCGATGTTGCGATGTTTGTTGCGAGCAATGTGCGCACGAACGTTCGTGAACTTGAGGGCGCACTGATTCGTTTGATTGCCTGGTCGTCGTTGCACGGCGTGGAGATCACGCTGGCAACAGCGCAGCAGTGCCTGAAACAGTTCATTGATACGCAGACGCGCAAGATCACGATTGAAGCCATTCAGAAGGCCACGGCAGAGCAGTTTGGCATGAAGATCAGCGAGTTGAAGCAGAAGAACAACTCGCGCCAGATTGTGGTGCCTCGTCAGATTGCGATGTACCTGGCGAAGCAAATGACGGAAGCTTCGTTGCCGGAGATCGGTCGCCAGTTTGGTGGCAAGCACCACACGACCGTGATGCACTCCATTGCGAAGATCGATGAGCAGCGTCGTACGGATAAGGCGCTTAGCTCGACGATCAACAAGCTGATGGAAACTCTCGCTTAG
- a CDS encoding SRPBCC family protein: MRDWTEQNGVFTLQMKETVDAPIDRCFLLTCSIALVQEELGMAPVSGRTSGFVQPGDKVRWHGWQLGMRHHHVSLISGYVRPTFLQDTMLSGRFRTFQHDHHLTELPNGATELYDELRFSLPFGLAGKLVARYILTPHILRLMRSRFHRLRRIATTEAWKHYLVPNGDSI; encoded by the coding sequence ATGCGCGATTGGACCGAACAGAACGGCGTCTTTACGCTGCAAATGAAAGAGACGGTCGATGCCCCCATCGACCGCTGTTTCCTGCTCACCTGTTCCATCGCTCTGGTGCAGGAAGAGTTAGGCATGGCGCCCGTCAGCGGACGCACCAGCGGCTTTGTACAGCCAGGGGACAAGGTGCGTTGGCATGGCTGGCAGTTAGGCATGCGTCATCATCACGTGTCTCTCATCAGCGGCTACGTTCGCCCCACATTCCTGCAAGACACCATGCTCTCCGGCCGTTTCCGCACCTTCCAGCATGACCATCACCTCACCGAGCTTCCCAATGGCGCCACGGAGCTTTACGACGAACTCCGTTTCAGCCTGCCGTTTGGACTCGCAGGCAAACTCGTCGCCCGATACATCCTCACACCGCACATCCTTCGCCTCATGCGCAGCCGATTCCATCGCTTGCGCCGCATCGCGACTACAGAGGCATGGAAACACTATCTCGTCCCCAATGGCGATAGCATCTGA
- a CDS encoding glycosyltransferase, translating to MLVLASIVVAAWVYLAVAHGYFWQAGPELPHHVTPQMARVAVVMPARDEAEHIEHTLCALLRQHYPWPFRIILVDDNSTDRTGEIARDIAAEDPRLTVVQGQPLPPGWTGKMWAVSQGLEHAEDADYVLLTDADIVHASSHVEQLVAAAQAGEYDLVSEMVRLRCKTVPERFAIPAFVFFFAMLYPFARVANKRSKVAAAAGGTMLVSQAALRRIEGVSRIRAELIDDCALAREVKQGGHAIWLGHATRATSLRQYPHFRDTWQMIARTAYVQLQYSPLMLLGTVVGMLLLYAVPLALALHTRGITMWCGAVAWVLMAALFQPILRRYQQSPLWGIALPVIAMFYMAATVGSAVRFYRGKGGQWKNRTYPSA from the coding sequence GTGCTGGTGCTTGCCTCCATCGTCGTTGCTGCCTGGGTCTACCTTGCCGTAGCGCACGGTTATTTCTGGCAGGCCGGGCCAGAGCTTCCGCATCATGTCACTCCGCAGATGGCACGCGTCGCCGTCGTCATGCCCGCGCGCGACGAGGCAGAGCACATCGAACACACCCTCTGCGCATTGCTGCGGCAGCACTATCCATGGCCTTTCCGCATCATCCTCGTCGACGACAACAGCACCGATCGCACCGGTGAAATTGCCCGCGACATCGCAGCAGAAGATCCGCGTCTCACGGTCGTTCAGGGACAGCCTCTACCCCCAGGCTGGACCGGCAAGATGTGGGCCGTATCGCAGGGCCTTGAGCACGCTGAAGACGCGGACTACGTGTTGCTGACCGACGCCGACATCGTGCATGCATCCAGCCATGTGGAGCAACTCGTCGCCGCCGCGCAGGCAGGCGAGTATGACCTCGTCTCAGAGATGGTGCGTCTCCGCTGCAAGACAGTCCCAGAACGCTTCGCCATCCCCGCATTCGTCTTCTTCTTCGCCATGCTCTATCCCTTCGCTCGCGTGGCAAACAAACGCAGCAAGGTAGCCGCAGCCGCTGGCGGCACCATGCTCGTCTCACAGGCTGCACTGCGCAGGATCGAAGGCGTCTCGCGCATCCGCGCTGAACTCATCGACGACTGCGCTCTCGCACGCGAAGTCAAACAAGGCGGCCACGCTATCTGGCTCGGCCACGCCACACGAGCCACCAGCCTCCGCCAGTACCCACACTTCAGAGACACATGGCAGATGATCGCCCGCACCGCCTACGTGCAGCTGCAGTATTCACCTCTAATGCTCTTGGGAACAGTGGTCGGCATGTTACTGCTCTACGCAGTGCCTCTAGCACTCGCACTGCACACACGCGGCATAACCATGTGGTGTGGAGCGGTGGCATGGGTGCTGATGGCCGCGCTCTTCCAGCCCATCCTGCGGCGCTATCAGCAGTCGCCCCTGTGGGGCATCGCACTGCCCGTCATCGCCATGTTCTACATGGCCGCCACCGTAGGCTCCGCCGTCCGCTTCTATCGCGGCAAAGGCGGCCAATGGAAGAACCGCACCTACCCTTCCGCTTAA